The following are from one region of the Corythoichthys intestinalis isolate RoL2023-P3 chromosome 17, ASM3026506v1, whole genome shotgun sequence genome:
- the LOC130905756 gene encoding protein AMBP-like, producing MMRKAVFLTPLLVLAWALALPEPLYPTQENFDLTRFLGTWHDIAVAKTCQHLEHHKKDSAIGKLVLQRGASADKLEMTRTVLKNGTCKEKSGDYSLTKTPGNFRLAKWGTEVDAYVVHTNYDEYALMIMIKHLSPDQSSISVKLYSRTMDVRDTVLDDFKRLVGEQGMSDDNIIIKQNKGDCVPGELVDEMTTEPERMKRDVVPVMPLEELEMDGSGDDALMFNGSEACSLGAEPGPCFGIFPRFFYNSSAMSCQRFNYGGCMGNKNNFKTERECLQRCRTEAVCRLPLTALPCTGEPVNWSFDSTLGECVAYKADFCQTNGNKFYSKSECDEYCGVKAVEILKED from the exons ATGATGCGGAAAGCTGTGTTTCTAACTCCTCTGCTAGTCCTGGCATGGGCGCTCGCACTCCCCGAACCTCTTTACCCTACGCAGGAGAACTTTGACCTGACAAGG TTTTTGGGGACTTGGCATGACATCGCCGTGGCGAAGACATGTCAGCATTTGGAACACCACAAAAAAGACTCGGCAATCGGCAAACTGGTGCTGCAGAGAGGAGCTAGTGCGGATAAACTGGAGATGACCAGAACTGTACTCAA AAATGGAACCTGCAAAGAGAAAAGTGGAGACTATAGTCTGACAAAAACACCGGGAAATTTCCGTCTTGCAA AGTGGGGGACTGAAGTGGACGCCTACGTGGTGCATACAAACTACGATGAATATGCTCTCATGATAATGATCAAGCATCTATCGCCGGACCAGAGCTCCATCTCAGTAAAGCTCTACA GTCGAACCATGGACGTGAGGGACACGGTGCTGGATGATTTCAAAAGACTGGTCGGAGAGCAAGGGATGAGCGATGACAACATCATCATTAAACAGAACAAAG GGGATTGTGTTCCTGGAGAACTGGTGGACGAGATGACAACAGAGCCTGAG AGGATGAAGAGGGATGTAGTACCAGTTATGCCACTGGAAGAATTGGAAATGGACGGTTCTGGCGATGACGCGCTCATGTTTAACGGATCAG AGGCTTGCAGTTTAGGAGCAGAGCCGGGGCCATGTTTTGGCATATTCCCACGCTTCTTCTACAACTCCAGCGCCATGAGCTGTCAGAGATTCAATTACGGAGGCTGCATGGGCAACAAGAACAACTTCAAGACTGAGAGGGAGTGCCTGCAGAGGTGTCGCACAGAGG CGGTGTGTCGTCTCCCCTTGACGGCCCTGCCGTGCACCGGGGAGCCCGTCAACTGGTCCTTTGACTCTACCCTGGGCGAGTGCGTCGCCTACAAAGCAGACTTCTGCCAGACCAACGGCAACAAGTTCTACAGCAAGTCCGAATGCGACGAGTACTGCGGCGTCAAAG CTGTAGAAATCCTAAAAGAAGACTGA
- the LOC130905758 gene encoding protein AMBP-like — translation MPQMRSLAFLLLFDWIGASVIIPQENFDLDRFMGRWYEVAVVSDCPHYMQNKRQNPVIVTLDLKLREQGNINVLVAAPRNGSCKHTATHFTLTDVGGQFFCHVARHNVDVDAYVVHTNYDHYAMMGLLSMEVSSQNKSTIFKLFNRSSDGRHAALDDFKRLVRKHEMRDDNIIFNGKRDSNTCS, via the exons ATGCCACAAATGAGGAGTTTGGCGTTTTTGCTGCTCTTTGACTGGATCGGAGCAAGTGTAATCATCCCGCAAGAGAACTTTGATTTGGACCGG TTCATGGGTAGGTGGTATGAGGTGGCGGTTGTTTCCGATTGTCCCCATTATATGCAAAACAAGAGGCAAAACCCCGTCATTGTTACTCTGGATCTGAAACTCCGTGAGCAGGGTAACATCAACGTGCTAGTCGCAGCTCCCAG GAATGGCTCATGTAAACACACGGCCACTCACTTTACTTTAACAGATGTCGGGggacaatttttttgccatgttgcaa GACACAATGTGGATGTGGATGCCTATGTTGTCCATACCAATTATGACCACTATGCAATGATGGGGCTACTGAGTATGGAGGTGTCGTCACAGAATAAAAGCACCATCTTCAAACTTTTCA ATCGCTCTTCGGATGGGAGACACGCTGCACTGGATGACTTCAAGAGGCTGGTCAGAAAACATGAAATGAGGGATGATAACATTATTTTTAATGGCAAGAGAGATTCTAATACATGTTCATGA
- the LOC130905757 gene encoding lipocalin-like, with amino-acid sequence MRNAVVAVAMVMLCTSVAHTDVRPQRDFNLQRFAGRWYRVGLAYDSASFVPYRDKLKASLGVVTAQANGNVNLTMWDATPAGCRSKTYYYEKTNIPGQFTYFSTRHNMVKDITVVDTNYSEYALVLKHKIFHREYTQVALYGRTQRLRADIIQKFKAFASMRGFPREAILTPPPAENCPPSSSG; translated from the exons ATGAGGAACGCCGTGGTGGCTGTTGCCATGGTGATGTTGTGCACATCTGTGGCGCACACTGACGTGAGGCCGCAGAGGGATTTCAACTTGCAGAGG TTTGCAGGTAGGTGGTACCGTGTGGGTCTGGCATATGACTCGGCGAGCTTTGTCCCATACAGAGACAAATTGAAGGCCTCCCTGGGTGTTGTCACCGCGCAGGCAAATGGCAACGTTAACCTTACGATGTGGGATGCCAC GCCCGCAGGATGTCGCAGTAAAACATACTATTACGAAAAGACAAATATTCCGGGACAGTTCACCTACTTCAGCACAC GTCACAACATGGTGAAGGACATCACCGTTGTGGATACAAACTACAGTGAATATGCCCTTGTGCTCAAACACAAAATCTTTCATAGAGAGTACACCCAGGTGGCCCTTTATG GTCGCACTCAGAGGCTGAGAGCGGATATCATTCAGAAGTTTAAAGCCTTTGCTTCAATGAGAGGATTTCCAAGAGAAGCCATTCTCACCCCACCGCCAGCAG AAAACTGCCCTCCATCATCATCTGGATAG